A stretch of the Nothobranchius furzeri strain GRZ-AD chromosome 5, NfurGRZ-RIMD1, whole genome shotgun sequence genome encodes the following:
- the tsen54 gene encoding tRNA-splicing endonuclease subunit Sen54 isoform X3, with the protein MGFSSDGKQFLLPEEALYLMECGNVLVFYKELPLSIQDGYEMFLSSDTVGLQQFQVFGHLKRLGYVVHRFDPSLEPSSYVRQLNLPQSHERGGRTLKRKRSVSPTSSQTETRAESPAEKMEEDSKLPESLLVTSAEPPEAQNASISSADDSRVRTWRTWNGPGRDSEKTLITASSSARSRWDFSTIFFPDLGHGGQRPSCMAPPDPSLLPADLTAGVCDVAAWRHKINLRHVKMSAKERKREQHKHRRWRDMNKDKEVRRCSNWAEYHDLLARRQAKPRGQPAHLWNAEVEPLHNPTRPLSTAELLDKISVIKSTHLLDGASRLKGADEWRICFNVYQPDSVADFRKSNPGKPYARMCVCSFSGPVPDLGVIKQLTFQSGDVPVVFAVVDHGDISFYSFKDFQLPRDVYP; encoded by the exons ATGGGCTTTTCGTCTGACGGAAAGCAGTTCCTCCTCCCTGAAGAGGCTCTCTACCTGATGGAGTGT GGAAACGTGCTGGTGTTTTATAAGGAGCTGCCGCTCTCCATCCAGGATGGATATGAGATGTTTCTGTCCTCGGACACAGTCGGCctgcagcagtttcag GTTTTCGGGCATCTGAAGAGGCTCGGCTACGTGGTGCACAGATTTGATCCGAG CTTGGAGCCGTCGTCCTATGTGAGACAGCTGAACCTGCCCCAGTCCCATGAGCGAGGAGGAAGAACGCTGAAGAGGAAACGGAGCGTCAGCCCGACGTCCAG tcAGACTGAAACACGAGCTGAATCCCCCGCTGAGAAAATGGAGGAGGATAGTAAACTCCCCGAGTCACTCCTAGTGACCTCTGCAGAACCTCCTGAGGCCCAGAACGCCTCCATCAGCTCTGCAGATGACAGTCGGGTCAGAACCTGGAGGACCTGGAATGGTCCTGGACGAGACTCTGAGAAAACCTTGATCACCGCCTCTTCATCTGCTCGCTCACGCTGGGACTTCAGCACCATCTTCTTCCCGGACCTGGGCCACGGGGGCCAGCGCCCCAGCTGCATGGCCCCCCCGGACCCGTCGCTGCTGCCTGCAGATCTGACGGCTGGAGTTTGTGACGTCGCAGCTTGGAGGCACAAAATAAACCTGCGACATGTGAAGATGTCTGCaaaagagaggaagagggagCAGCACAAACACAGGCGGTGGCGGGACATGAACAAAGACAAAGAG gTTCGCAGGTGCAGTAACTGGGCGGAGTATCACGACCTCTTGGCAAGGCGGCAGGCGAAGCCCCGAGGCCAACCTGCTCACTTATGGAACGCGGAGGTTGAGCCTTTACACAACCCGACTCGACCCCTCTCCACTG CGGAGCTGCTGGACAAAATCAGCGTGATTAAATCTACACATCTGCTAGACGGAGCATCCAG GTTAAAAGGCGCGGACGAGTGGAGGATCTGTTTCAATGTTTACCAGCCTGATTCGGTGGCTGACTTCAGGAAGAGCAACCCGGGGAAGCCGTACGCCCGCATGTGTGTTTGTAG CTTCAGTGGTCCTGTTCCTGATCTGGGAGTCATCAAGCAGCTGACCTTTCAGAGCGGAGACGTCCCCGTTGTCTTTGCTGTCGTCGACCACGGAGACATTTCCTTCTACAGCTTCAAAGACTTCCAGCTGCCGCGGGACGTCTATCCCTGA
- the tsen54 gene encoding tRNA-splicing endonuclease subunit Sen54 isoform X1: MANPNKTCNAEKFYNEILSPSELFAARSRSHKIPVRGQKDFFPDDSKKQREQLQQTLEEHWSLVSEERVERLGNLVKATWNPNEQIVELQTPAGKFWQTMGFSSDGKQFLLPEEALYLMECGNVLVFYKELPLSIQDGYEMFLSSDTVGLQQFQVFGHLKRLGYVVHRFDPSLEPSSYVRQLNLPQSHERGGRTLKRKRSVSPTSSQTETRAESPAEKMEEDSKLPESLLVTSAEPPEAQNASISSADDSRVRTWRTWNGPGRDSEKTLITASSSARSRWDFSTIFFPDLGHGGQRPSCMAPPDPSLLPADLTAGVCDVAAWRHKINLRHVKMSAKERKREQHKHRRWRDMNKDKEVRRCSNWAEYHDLLARRQAKPRGQPAHLWNAEVEPLHNPTRPLSTAELLDKISVIKSTHLLDGASRLKGADEWRICFNVYQPDSVADFRKSNPGKPYARMCVCSFSGPVPDLGVIKQLTFQSGDVPVVFAVVDHGDISFYSFKDFQLPRDVYP, from the exons ATGGCGAACCCAAACAAGACTTGTAACGCGGAGAAATTCTACAATGAAATTTTAAG tcCAAGTGAGCTGTTTGCAGCTCGCTCCAGGAGTCATAAAATCCCAGTGAGAGGGCAGAAGGACTTTTTCCCCGATGACTCGAAGAAGCAGAGGGAGCAGCTGCAGCAGACTCTGGAGGAACACTGGAGCCTCGTATCAGAAGAGCGAGTCGAGAGGCT AGGAAATCTGGTGAAAGCCACGTGGAATCCAAATGAGCAGATTGTGGAGCTTCAGACTCCAGCT GGAAAGTTTTGGCAGACGATGGGCTTTTCGTCTGACGGAAAGCAGTTCCTCCTCCCTGAAGAGGCTCTCTACCTGATGGAGTGT GGAAACGTGCTGGTGTTTTATAAGGAGCTGCCGCTCTCCATCCAGGATGGATATGAGATGTTTCTGTCCTCGGACACAGTCGGCctgcagcagtttcag GTTTTCGGGCATCTGAAGAGGCTCGGCTACGTGGTGCACAGATTTGATCCGAG CTTGGAGCCGTCGTCCTATGTGAGACAGCTGAACCTGCCCCAGTCCCATGAGCGAGGAGGAAGAACGCTGAAGAGGAAACGGAGCGTCAGCCCGACGTCCAG tcAGACTGAAACACGAGCTGAATCCCCCGCTGAGAAAATGGAGGAGGATAGTAAACTCCCCGAGTCACTCCTAGTGACCTCTGCAGAACCTCCTGAGGCCCAGAACGCCTCCATCAGCTCTGCAGATGACAGTCGGGTCAGAACCTGGAGGACCTGGAATGGTCCTGGACGAGACTCTGAGAAAACCTTGATCACCGCCTCTTCATCTGCTCGCTCACGCTGGGACTTCAGCACCATCTTCTTCCCGGACCTGGGCCACGGGGGCCAGCGCCCCAGCTGCATGGCCCCCCCGGACCCGTCGCTGCTGCCTGCAGATCTGACGGCTGGAGTTTGTGACGTCGCAGCTTGGAGGCACAAAATAAACCTGCGACATGTGAAGATGTCTGCaaaagagaggaagagggagCAGCACAAACACAGGCGGTGGCGGGACATGAACAAAGACAAAGAG gTTCGCAGGTGCAGTAACTGGGCGGAGTATCACGACCTCTTGGCAAGGCGGCAGGCGAAGCCCCGAGGCCAACCTGCTCACTTATGGAACGCGGAGGTTGAGCCTTTACACAACCCGACTCGACCCCTCTCCACTG CGGAGCTGCTGGACAAAATCAGCGTGATTAAATCTACACATCTGCTAGACGGAGCATCCAG GTTAAAAGGCGCGGACGAGTGGAGGATCTGTTTCAATGTTTACCAGCCTGATTCGGTGGCTGACTTCAGGAAGAGCAACCCGGGGAAGCCGTACGCCCGCATGTGTGTTTGTAG CTTCAGTGGTCCTGTTCCTGATCTGGGAGTCATCAAGCAGCTGACCTTTCAGAGCGGAGACGTCCCCGTTGTCTTTGCTGTCGTCGACCACGGAGACATTTCCTTCTACAGCTTCAAAGACTTCCAGCTGCCGCGGGACGTCTATCCCTGA
- the tsen54 gene encoding tRNA-splicing endonuclease subunit Sen54 isoform X2, with protein sequence MANPNKTCNAEKFYNEILSPSELFAARSRSHKIPVRGQKDFFPDDSKKQREQLQQTLEEHWSLVSEERVERLGNLVKATWNPNEQIVELQTPAGKFWQTMGFSSDGKQFLLPEEALYLMECGNVLVFYKELPLSIQDGYEMFLSSDTVGLQQFQVFGHLKRLGYVVHRFDPSLEPSSYVRQLNLPQSHERGGRTLKRKRSVSPTSSQTETRAESPAEKMEEDSKLPESLLVTSAEPPEAQNASISSADDSRVRTWRTWNGPGRDSEKTLITASSSARSRWDFSTIFFPDLGHGGQRPSCMAPPDPSLLPADLTAGVCDVAAWRHKINLRHVKMSAKERKREQHKHRRWRDMNKDKEVRRCSNWAEYHDLLARRQAKPRGQPAHLWNAEVEPLHNPTRPLSTAELLDKISVIKSTHLLDGASRLKGADEWRICFNVYQPDSVADFRKSNPGKPYARMCVCR encoded by the exons ATGGCGAACCCAAACAAGACTTGTAACGCGGAGAAATTCTACAATGAAATTTTAAG tcCAAGTGAGCTGTTTGCAGCTCGCTCCAGGAGTCATAAAATCCCAGTGAGAGGGCAGAAGGACTTTTTCCCCGATGACTCGAAGAAGCAGAGGGAGCAGCTGCAGCAGACTCTGGAGGAACACTGGAGCCTCGTATCAGAAGAGCGAGTCGAGAGGCT AGGAAATCTGGTGAAAGCCACGTGGAATCCAAATGAGCAGATTGTGGAGCTTCAGACTCCAGCT GGAAAGTTTTGGCAGACGATGGGCTTTTCGTCTGACGGAAAGCAGTTCCTCCTCCCTGAAGAGGCTCTCTACCTGATGGAGTGT GGAAACGTGCTGGTGTTTTATAAGGAGCTGCCGCTCTCCATCCAGGATGGATATGAGATGTTTCTGTCCTCGGACACAGTCGGCctgcagcagtttcag GTTTTCGGGCATCTGAAGAGGCTCGGCTACGTGGTGCACAGATTTGATCCGAG CTTGGAGCCGTCGTCCTATGTGAGACAGCTGAACCTGCCCCAGTCCCATGAGCGAGGAGGAAGAACGCTGAAGAGGAAACGGAGCGTCAGCCCGACGTCCAG tcAGACTGAAACACGAGCTGAATCCCCCGCTGAGAAAATGGAGGAGGATAGTAAACTCCCCGAGTCACTCCTAGTGACCTCTGCAGAACCTCCTGAGGCCCAGAACGCCTCCATCAGCTCTGCAGATGACAGTCGGGTCAGAACCTGGAGGACCTGGAATGGTCCTGGACGAGACTCTGAGAAAACCTTGATCACCGCCTCTTCATCTGCTCGCTCACGCTGGGACTTCAGCACCATCTTCTTCCCGGACCTGGGCCACGGGGGCCAGCGCCCCAGCTGCATGGCCCCCCCGGACCCGTCGCTGCTGCCTGCAGATCTGACGGCTGGAGTTTGTGACGTCGCAGCTTGGAGGCACAAAATAAACCTGCGACATGTGAAGATGTCTGCaaaagagaggaagagggagCAGCACAAACACAGGCGGTGGCGGGACATGAACAAAGACAAAGAG gTTCGCAGGTGCAGTAACTGGGCGGAGTATCACGACCTCTTGGCAAGGCGGCAGGCGAAGCCCCGAGGCCAACCTGCTCACTTATGGAACGCGGAGGTTGAGCCTTTACACAACCCGACTCGACCCCTCTCCACTG CGGAGCTGCTGGACAAAATCAGCGTGATTAAATCTACACATCTGCTAGACGGAGCATCCAG GTTAAAAGGCGCGGACGAGTGGAGGATCTGTTTCAATGTTTACCAGCCTGATTCGGTGGCTGACTTCAGGAAGAGCAACCCGGGGAAGCCGTACGCCCGCATGTGTGTTTGTAG ATGA